One genomic region from Hoeflea algicola encodes:
- a CDS encoding 3-hydroxybutyryl-CoA dehydrogenase, whose amino-acid sequence MGNQIKSVGIIGAGQMGGGIAHVCAMAGYDVHVYDISTDGLHEMLANISGNLARQVASGKTTDADRDAALARIRLASEIADLAPMDMVIEAATEDETVKRKIYQQLCPVLNPEAILATNTSSLSITRLASATDRPERFIGIHFMNPVPVMKLVELVRGIATEDQTFQAARVFIDSLDKTITVAEDFPAFIVNRILLPMINEAIYTLYEGVGSVEAIDTAMKLGANHPMGPLQLADFIGLDTCLSIMQVLHDGLSDSKYRPCPLLVKYVEAGWLGRKSGRGFYDYRGDTPVPTR is encoded by the coding sequence ATGGGCAACCAGATCAAGAGTGTCGGCATTATTGGCGCGGGACAGATGGGCGGCGGCATTGCCCATGTGTGCGCCATGGCCGGGTATGATGTTCATGTTTACGATATTTCCACCGACGGTCTTCACGAAATGCTTGCCAATATCAGCGGCAATCTCGCCCGCCAGGTAGCCTCCGGCAAGACCACCGACGCCGATCGCGATGCCGCCCTCGCCCGCATCCGTCTTGCCTCCGAAATTGCCGACCTGGCGCCGATGGATATGGTGATTGAAGCCGCCACCGAGGATGAAACCGTCAAGCGCAAGATCTACCAGCAGCTCTGCCCGGTGCTCAATCCCGAAGCGATTCTCGCCACCAACACCTCGTCACTGTCAATCACCCGGCTTGCCTCCGCCACCGATCGCCCCGAACGCTTCATCGGCATTCACTTCATGAACCCGGTACCTGTGATGAAGCTGGTGGAACTGGTGCGCGGCATCGCCACCGAGGACCAGACCTTCCAGGCCGCCCGCGTGTTCATCGATTCGCTCGACAAGACCATCACCGTCGCCGAAGATTTTCCGGCCTTCATCGTCAACCGCATTTTGCTGCCGATGATCAACGAGGCGATCTACACGCTCTACGAAGGCGTGGGCTCGGTCGAAGCCATCGACACGGCGATGAAGCTCGGCGCCAACCACCCGATGGGGCCACTGCAACTGGCCGATTTCATCGGCCTGGACACCTGCCTGTCGATCATGCAGGTACTGCATGACGGTCTGTCAGATTCCAAGTACCGACCCTGCCCGCTGCTGGTCAAATATGTCGAGGCCGGCTGGCTCGGTCGCAAATCCGGTCGCGGCTTCTACGACTACCGCGGCGACACACCGGTTCCGACCCGCTGA